The Nostoc sp. 'Lobaria pulmonaria (5183) cyanobiont' genome window below encodes:
- a CDS encoding lytic transglycosylase domain-containing protein gives MLKKLQKKQISIIAGAALFAFLTGAMVSAPEIGKSLGKWLKLSQNQAEQKSDGSVAQSAVFLLISQSLPERAAKLATIAQESRSPDRNRARYLLASDYIERTQGQKALVLLQGLEKDYPILAPYILLKQAQAEDMLGEDGKASDLRQRVLKLYPKEPAAVKALYLIAQPKQQETAIAQFPSNPLTWEIIRKRLQENPNQPQLQLILAKYAYDQPGIVGVLDQLVKQTTLKSEDWELIGTSYWENSQFPKAANAYAKAPKTSRNLYRTARGLQVGGKDKEKAIATYQQLVQQFPNSEETGMALLRLAETAKTPKDGLPYLEQVISKFPKQAGTALAQKAKTFQTLKDQKSASAAWQLLIGKYGNSDEAAEYRWKIAQDKAEAKDYVGAWQWAEPIVTNNPNSILAPRAGFWVGKWAASLGKQQESKTAYEYVISQFPYSYYAWRAATMLGLNVGNFDNVRVMNPEVIAPQRPLPPAGSETFKELYLLGQDRDAWLQWQTEFQNKIQPTVAEQFTEGLMRQARGENLIGIDEISKLEDREIPAELAQYQTLSKQITYWQARYPFPYLREIEKWSIDRKLNPLLVTALMRQESRFEPKIKSVAEATGLMQLLPSTAKWIAPQIKVDFKTINLENPNDNIMLGTWYLGHTHDQYNNNSLLAIASYNAGPGNVSKWLQTLTTKDPDEFVEEIPFDETKNYVRQVFGNYWNYLRLYNPEISGIVTKYSTTHPQLPAR, from the coding sequence ATGCTGAAGAAACTACAAAAAAAGCAAATTTCGATAATTGCGGGTGCAGCACTGTTTGCCTTTTTAACTGGGGCAATGGTATCAGCACCTGAGATTGGTAAGTCTCTGGGAAAATGGCTCAAACTGAGTCAGAATCAAGCAGAGCAAAAATCGGACGGTAGTGTTGCTCAATCAGCCGTCTTTTTGCTGATATCGCAATCACTGCCAGAACGGGCGGCAAAACTGGCAACGATCGCTCAAGAATCGCGATCGCCAGATCGGAATCGCGCTCGTTATCTTTTGGCGAGTGATTATATTGAAAGAACCCAAGGGCAAAAAGCTCTAGTTTTACTCCAAGGATTAGAGAAAGACTATCCCATCCTCGCGCCCTACATTTTGCTCAAACAAGCCCAGGCAGAGGATATGTTGGGCGAGGACGGCAAAGCCTCGGATCTCAGGCAAAGGGTGCTAAAACTGTATCCTAAAGAACCGGCCGCAGTCAAAGCGCTATATCTAATTGCTCAACCGAAGCAGCAAGAAACTGCGATCGCTCAATTTCCTTCTAATCCTCTAACTTGGGAAATTATCCGCAAACGCTTGCAAGAAAATCCCAATCAGCCACAATTACAATTGATTTTGGCTAAGTATGCCTACGATCAACCAGGCATAGTCGGCGTTTTGGATCAGCTAGTAAAACAGACTACCCTCAAATCCGAAGACTGGGAACTCATTGGTACTAGCTATTGGGAAAATAGTCAATTTCCTAAAGCGGCCAATGCTTACGCCAAAGCACCCAAAACATCGCGCAACCTCTACCGTACTGCACGAGGCTTACAGGTAGGAGGCAAAGATAAAGAAAAAGCGATCGCCACCTATCAACAATTAGTGCAACAATTTCCCAATAGTGAGGAAACTGGAATGGCACTACTGCGGTTAGCAGAAACCGCAAAAACACCTAAAGACGGCTTACCGTATCTTGAGCAGGTAATTAGTAAATTTCCCAAACAAGCTGGTACTGCACTGGCACAAAAAGCCAAAACTTTCCAAACTCTCAAGGATCAAAAGTCAGCTAGCGCGGCGTGGCAATTACTCATAGGTAAATACGGTAACTCTGACGAAGCCGCAGAATACCGTTGGAAAATTGCCCAAGATAAAGCCGAAGCCAAAGATTACGTCGGTGCTTGGCAATGGGCAGAACCAATCGTCACTAATAACCCCAATAGTATTTTGGCTCCAAGAGCAGGCTTTTGGGTAGGTAAATGGGCAGCTTCACTGGGGAAACAGCAAGAATCTAAAACTGCTTATGAGTATGTGATTAGCCAGTTTCCCTACTCTTACTATGCATGGCGAGCCGCGACAATGTTAGGGCTAAATGTCGGCAATTTTGACAACGTGCGCGTCATGAACCCGGAAGTAATCGCACCTCAGCGTCCATTACCGCCTGCTGGTTCTGAAACTTTCAAAGAATTGTATCTGCTAGGTCAAGACCGCGATGCCTGGTTACAATGGCAAACAGAATTTCAGAACAAAATTCAGCCAACGGTAGCAGAGCAATTTACTGAAGGGTTGATGCGGCAGGCTAGGGGAGAAAATCTCATCGGAATTGATGAAATTTCTAAATTAGAAGATCGGGAAATACCAGCCGAACTTGCCCAATATCAGACTCTGAGTAAACAAATCACCTACTGGCAAGCGCGTTATCCATTTCCCTATCTGCGAGAGATTGAAAAGTGGTCTATTGATCGTAAACTTAATCCTTTGCTAGTAACTGCTCTGATGCGTCAAGAGTCACGGTTTGAACCAAAAATCAAATCTGTCGCTGAAGCTACTGGTTTAATGCAGCTGTTACCGAGTACAGCTAAATGGATCGCGCCACAAATCAAGGTGGATTTCAAAACAATCAACTTAGAAAATCCCAACGATAACATCATGCTGGGTACATGGTATTTGGGTCATACCCACGATCAATATAACAATAACTCCTTGCTGGCGATCGCTAGTTACAATGCTGGCCCCGGCAATGTCTCCAAATGGTTGCAAACTCTAACTACAAAAGATCCAGATGAGTTTGTTGAAGAAATTCCCTTTGATGAAACTAAAAACTATGTGCGGCAAGTATTTGGCAACTACTGGAATTATCTAAGGCTTTACAACCCTGAGATTTCTGGCATCGTAACAAAGTACTCGACTACACACCCACAATTACCGGCGCGATAA
- a CDS encoding 3-deoxy-7-phosphoheptulonate synthase, producing MHKKLFNNNIENANIENDRILLTPNEVKSKLPLTQLAEKRVLAYRQEIEHILDFQDRRKFIVVGPCSIHDPKAALEYSERLKILAERVKDNLLLIMRVYFEKPRTTVGWKGLINDPDMDDSFHVEKGLLIARELLLKITELGLPAGTEALDPIIPQYISELITWSAIGARTTESQTHREMASGLSMPVGFKNGTDGNIQVALNALQSAGNPHHFLGINQNGQVSVFQTKGNGYGHVILRGGSQPNFDPANVKLVEEKLKQANLPPRIVIDCSHGNTNKDYKLQGAVLENIIQQIVDGNTSIVGMMLESHLYEGSQPITGKQEELKYGVSVTDKCISWEETEKIILAAHEKLK from the coding sequence ATGCACAAAAAATTATTTAATAATAATATCGAAAACGCTAACATTGAGAACGATCGCATCTTATTAACTCCCAATGAAGTAAAGTCAAAATTACCTTTGACACAATTAGCCGAAAAAAGAGTTTTAGCATATAGGCAGGAAATAGAACATATCCTGGATTTTCAGGATCGGAGGAAATTTATAGTAGTTGGCCCATGCTCAATCCACGATCCAAAAGCAGCGCTCGAATATTCTGAGAGATTAAAAATATTGGCCGAGCGAGTCAAGGATAACTTGCTACTAATTATGCGAGTGTATTTTGAAAAACCAAGAACAACCGTAGGCTGGAAAGGTTTAATTAACGATCCAGATATGGATGATTCTTTCCATGTCGAGAAAGGTTTATTAATTGCACGGGAGTTACTATTAAAAATTACAGAATTGGGATTACCTGCTGGCACGGAAGCACTAGATCCAATCATACCTCAATACATCAGTGAACTGATTACATGGTCTGCCATTGGCGCCCGCACAACTGAATCACAAACTCACCGCGAAATGGCAAGTGGACTTTCGATGCCTGTAGGTTTTAAAAACGGTACTGATGGCAATATTCAAGTAGCTTTGAATGCCCTACAATCAGCTGGAAACCCGCATCATTTCCTGGGAATTAATCAAAACGGTCAGGTCAGCGTCTTTCAAACTAAAGGTAATGGCTATGGTCACGTAATTTTAAGAGGTGGTAGTCAACCAAACTTCGATCCAGCAAATGTCAAACTGGTAGAAGAGAAATTAAAACAGGCAAATTTACCACCGAGAATTGTAATCGACTGTAGCCACGGCAATACCAATAAAGATTACAAATTACAAGGTGCTGTCTTAGAAAATATTATTCAGCAAATAGTGGATGGTAATACATCAATTGTTGGCATGATGCTAGAATCGCATTTGTATGAAGGTAGTCAACCAATTACTGGTAAACAAGAAGAATTAAAATATGGTGTTTCTGTAACTGACAAATGTATTAGCTGGGAAGAAACCGAAAAAATTATTTTGGCTGCTCACGAAAAACTTAAGTGA